A section of the Malania oleifera isolate guangnan ecotype guangnan chromosome 2, ASM2987363v1, whole genome shotgun sequence genome encodes:
- the LOC131148242 gene encoding uncharacterized protein LOC131148242 — MKTGVWNIRGLNMPLKQNGVKDLIRKNNLDLMGILETKLSMESLEKMMNKVFLSWNQVNNFDLHEVGRISILWIPLKVKLQVHHKSEQAIHCLVKCQVTSNECLLSFIYGFNTIVARRPLWMDIIHTGSGISGPWMLARDFNCVLNNEEKKNEVQVTVYGVEDISECLTVAGLTDLKSTGSFLTWSNGRVWCNLDRVMVNQAWYLNGWLSQVHFQFPGSLSDHSVSLVSLFSDLEVGRHPFKFFNMWTVHPEFLEKVKEVWQRSDEGYRQFCFVKKLQALKKPLRSLNALHFSHISVRSEKANTELVEIQSKLHDDLTCPDLQKELYRKKDAAVRLENANRLFLTCFMSSGGRRVINCLG; from the coding sequence ATGAAGACTGGTGTTTGGAATATCAGAGGCCTTAACATGCCTTTGAAACAAAATGGGGTCAAGGACctcattaggaaaaataatttggATTTAATGGGGATTTTAGAAACAAAGCTATCTATGGAAAGTTTGGAAAAAATGATGAATAAGGTGTTCCTCTCATGGAACCAAGTCAATAACTTTGACCTTCATGAGGTTGGAAGAATCTCAATCCTTTGGATCCCACTCAAAGTGAAGCTGCAAGTCCACCATAAAAGTGAGCAAGCCATCCACTGCCTTGTTAAATGCCAGGTAACCTCAAATGAATGTTTACTCAGTTTCATATATGGTTTTAATACAATTGTTGCTAGAAGACCACTTTGGATGGATATTATCCACACTGGATCTGGTATCTCTGGTCCTTGGATGCTAGCTAGGGATTTTAACTGTGTTCTGAATAATGAGGAGAAAAAGAATGAGGTGCAAGTGACAGTATACGGTGTGGAGGATATCAGTGAGTGTTTAACTGTGGCTGGGCTGACTGATCTGAAGTCAACTGGGAGCTTTCTTACATGGTCTAATGGGAGAGTCTGGTGTAATCTTGACAGAGTCATGGTAAATCAGGCCTGGTACTTGAATGGCTGGCTGTCTCAGGTGCACTTCCAATTCCCTGGGAGTCTATCTGACCACTCAGTGTCTCTGGTATCTCTATTTTCTGATTTGGAGGTGGGTAGGCACCCCTTCAAATTCTTTAATATGTGGACAGTACATCCTGAGTTCCTGGAAAAAGTCAAAGAAGTGTGGCAAAGGTCTGATGAGGGGTATAGACAATTCTGTTTTGTTAAGAAGCTTCAAGCCTTGAAGAAACCACTGAGATCTTTAAATGCTCTCCATTTCTCCCATATCTCTGTTCGGAGTGAAAAGGCAAATACTGAGCTGGTGGAAATTCAGAGTAAACTACATGATGACCTGACATGCCCTGATCTGCAAAAGGAATTGTATAGAAAGAAAGATGCTGCAGTAAGGTTAGAAAATGCTAACAGGTTGTTTCTTACATGTTTTATGAGTTCTGGAGGGAGAAGAGTCATAAACTGCCTTGGATAA